The genomic segment TGCAATGCCTCCGTGAAACTAGTGCCGTTCTCCAAGCCATGGCTGTCCAGAGTAAAGACTGGTGACAGAATATCTGTTGGACTTGAATTAACAGACATGCCTATTATCATGTGAGGTTCAGTAAGAGGAACTGATCGGTTGGTTTAACAATGCAATCATCAACACACTCCCACATAATGCCTTCGATGTTTGTCAGGAAACGGTTCGGTTCGTGTCCCTGGCATTGTCTGTGATTTGGATATAGGTGAGCCGTCCAGAGAGACACCTGTTACGCGCTTCCCAAATAAAACACTACGAAGACATGTTTCGAATAGTCAGTGCCATAAACCACGACAACACATCACTCAAGCTCACGAGTCTCCCATCAAAACATTATAAGCATCAACGGCAGTCTTCATCTCAGTAGCGGCTCCATTCGTCCGAGGTTAAGGTAGCAAGTAGTAGTAATACAGCCGCATGGCATGTGCAGTTCATCGTCCGCCCCATCGGGACACTGCCCCAAGCCTTCTGCCATCGTACAACTCATTCTGAATGTTGCTTCCCTCTGAATAATCCCCACCTCGCGTCTCGGATCCTCCCAAAACTAAGAGCCATCTAAGGCTAACATGCATCGGCCCCAAGTCTTGAAAGAGgcagaagaaaagaaaaaggaaaaagaaaaaagtaCACACAAAAGAAGCTTTTTTTGTGTAAAAAGTCTAACAAACGAACCGCAGCACCGTCAAAAGAAAGACGCAGCGGCGGGCGGCCCGTCGTCTTGATGCAAATCGCGTTTCCGCTCCGACGCCAGGCATTATCTCGCGCGCCCAGCAGTGTCCCATCCGTAATCCATATTGCTACAATCCATACGACCGTTTGCCTGCTCCTCGTGCCAACTGCTGGCTTCTTGTTTTACTGTAATCGCGCTCTTCTCACTTCGTATAAGGGCGTGTCTATCAGACCTgcccgtcggcgacggccagtCTCTGCTTCAGcgtcttggccttcttgccTCCGCCGGTGCGTCGCTTCTTGGACCCCTTGGCGTCGGGCTCAGCAACAGGCGTGGCGGTGCCCGAGGTtccggcggcgcccccgCGGTTGTCGTCAAAGTTGCCCTCGCCTGTCAACTGGTTAGTGCCGTCGTCCGGGCCATGGTTGGCTGGCTGTAACTCACCCTCGTGGTACATCTCGTCGAGGCTGATGTCCTCGTTCACGACCCGCTTGCGCTTGgtgggcttcttcttctggggcTTCTCAAgctcgccgctctcgagaAGTTCCCTCTCGCGCTGCTCAATgagctcggcctgctcgtcgtccgcaAGCCACATGGCAATGTCGCGATTGCGGTTCTCGGGTGCGCGACGGCCAGAGAAGTCGACACTGGCACCGCCTCCCTGGATGACGACGCGCTGCACCTCTTCCTTCTGCATGGCACGCTTCCGGATCCGTTCCTCAATCGTACCCTTAGTGATGAGGCGGTACACGGTGACCTGCCGGGTCTGACCCAGTCTGTGGGCTCGGTCCATGGCCTGCGAATCGATCGTAGGATTCCAGTCCGAGTCGTAGAAGATGACGGTGTCGGCGGAAGTAAGGTTGATGCCGAGACCACCGGCACGCGTCGACAACAGGAAGATAAAGATCTCGGGCCGCGTCTGGAAGTCGGCCACAGTGTCTCTTCTGTCCTCCAGCTTGGTCGAACCGTCGAGTCGGCAGTACTTGTAGTTGCGGTACGTCAAGTACTCCTCCATGAGGTCGATCATGCGCGTCATCTGGAAGTAGAGCAGCACACGATggccctcggccttgagcttggtCAACAGCTTGTCGAGCGTAGCCAGTTTACCGCTGTCGGTAACAAAGCGGCGCATCGAGGGGACGGCGATGTTGTtgaacttcttcttctcgttgtCGGGCGCGGGGAGCAATTTGCGAGGCGGGAAGCGCTCCAGAGGGATCTTCTCCGTGACCATGGCGCGCTCCTCGTGGATGCTCGGGCCGAACAGGCTCTTGCGCATGCCCACGTTGAAAAGAATACTCTCCGTCTCGAGCGCCGTTCCGCGACTGCAGCAGCTCACTTCGatgggcggcgccgtcgcgcgAGGTCGACCGGCCGGCTCCAGACGTCCCAGGCCACTGGTGTCGTACTCCTCTCGGGCCACGTTCATGAGGTTGGCCAGGAGACCCTCCTGAGTGATTTCGGTCAACGGCTTCCGGTTATTCCGGGCCGTGATGTTGAACAGAGCGTGTGCCGGTGTGAAGTTGATGTCCTCGGGCTCGTCATAGGCAACGTTGAAGAGGGACAGGCGATCTTTCTTTTGCGACAGTTCGACGGCGCGAGTGAAGACATCCTCGTGACTGGCCTTGTAGACCTCGGCCGGGCTGGCATCGGCGAAGCGCAGGAACGAGAAGGCGTCGGATCCCTCCAGACTGTCGCGGACGTGCTCCGGCGTGAAAATGTTCATCATGTGCTGAAGGCTCTTGTTCCGCCAGCCGGCCGTGAGGTTGTCCCGGCCGGTCTTGTACAGCCTGCCGTCTTCTCTCCACACCAAGCGTGGCAGCTCGTATTCGACCAGGTTGCGGGTGGAGTAGGCCACGGGCACCATGCTGCCTTCTCGGACGAAGGAGGCTGTCTCGGCAAAGTAGCCGAacgagaagggcgacgacgtgtCGGCCCGCTCGAACAAGTCGGGGTGGTTGCACACCTTTCGGAACTGCATGACGAGGTTCATGAGCGTTCCCGAGTCGTTGTCATCGCCCGTGGTCGCCTTCTCAATGAGGTCCATGATACTAATTTGATTCCTCAGGTTGCTGTAGATGGCCCGCTGTCTGTACGTGAGATCGCAGTAgacgtcctcctcgatcttgtCGCCCAGCTCCTTCTGGACATGCTTCTTGACACGACGTAACATGAACGGCTTCAAAATCATGTGTAGACGCTTGAGCTGGTCCTCGTTGAGCTTCGTGTTGCTCTGGGCATGCGACTCAATGTCCTTGGAAAACCACTCGCTAAACTCGTCGTGGGAGTCGAACAGAGACGGCATGATGAAATGGAGCAGAGCCCACAGCTCCTGCATGTTATTTTGGATGGGCGTGCCAGTGAGAAGGAGACGGTTGCGGCAGTGGAAATTGAGCAGACTCTTCCATCGGGAACTCTGCGAGCTCTTGATggcctgggcctcgtcgaggatcaTGTACTGCCACTTCATCTTCTGGAAGTAGGCAACGTCGGAAACGACGAGCTGGTACGACGTGACGCAGACGTGAAAAGACGCGTCCTTCTTGTACGTTGTGTGCTTGCGGTCCCAGAACTTGCGGAGCACCTTTCGGTCGCCCGCCGAGCCCCAGTAGGGGAGGATCTTGAACTCGGGCACGAACTTTCGGATTTCCTGCTCCCAGTTGTGGAGCGTAGAGGCgggcgcgacgacgaggaacgGGCCCCAGATGTCGTACTTCTCGGCGAGATAGGCCATGACGGAGATGGACTGGACCGTCTTTCCGAGAcccatctcgtcggcgaggatgccGTTGATGCCCTGCTCGTACAGGTTGGCTAGCCAGTTGAGGCCCTTGAGCTGGTACTCCTTGAGCTGGGCGTTGATCAGCTTGGGCTGCTCGATGGCCACATCGCCCATGCCGGCGGGGTTCTGGAAGTTcatctcgccctcctcatccaTGTCGGGACCGTCAGGCTCGTTGAACTGCCTGGCCTTTctctgggcctcggcgataGCGTTCTGGGCgttggccatggccgcctGGCGTAgcgtctcctcgtcctcttcctcaaaCGTTAGGTTCTCAAAGTCGGTGACCTTGGCGCCGACGGGCCCAGTCGGCTCAACGATATCGAAGTTCTTGTTGTGTCCGGTGTcgaccttgttctcggcGGCAATCTCGGGGTTATCGGTACTgcgctcgacctcgtcggtcttgatcttcttgccAATGAAATGGGAGTACAACTCGGTCTGGGAGATGAGGAAATTGAGCTTTCTCTTCTGGCGGGCGGCTTCGCGTTCGGCCTCTTCTTTGCGGGCGTTCTCAATctcctgcttctcggcc from the Colletotrichum destructivum chromosome 10, complete sequence genome contains:
- a CDS encoding Putative helicase, DBINO domain, P-loop containing nucleoside triphosphate hydrolase; protein product: MDHPKDFRSTVLQAPSRHDDRDRERERERDRDRDNDRDRRHHRDIMNPTPGSTRHSGFSLRSPTQSEYHHPHHSAYSSPKAAPSHSLPHHSPRSHQSGLSHPNSYPSSSTTSTGPLAPTLPALGGGGGGGGGSGSGSSSGAGHHQAPPLSPLHPPSGYYPPPESHQTRDKPTTGSYYDPLTDTTRERRISDAGWSGNAAKGSPKTARDPYGNYSQQQPAEPVSRDSHAYYKNGGGASAGYTSPSAANFPPRSPRSHSHSHSHSHQPPAGSISPSNRTTPHMTSPSLRHAASPSVHAASNGGPVTSLPPLGKPEPSTLKAPASTPSRSADPMSFSNILSSAEPVSKPKSKSPPPARDEKDTEKVAEKDAEKDAEEEAKPHQKPAPKPAPKPDREKPRSTEPPVKTERSEREAEIELRPEPAKERFSTPLARKERKERVPRKSKSRASDIRDAESTPKTSRRSSSKLEVHTPRIPSKRQANGQPKQKTLSAEKEKKVMDLIAQLDADADDLTDSDLAAERAQYQESGNKRRRLMQEKDGSRNVDRREDFSTEIGRRLGALADLGKRRYDDIYYEEAMNEVRERELFAEKERKKDMQRKRRREKSMAVTMEQQKLALERARLAEDETEKAKHLRDAERANKKALQTKLILQKGIKGPARNLVELNLDGGTMATFQASDMEPGTKPKSKGRSGPRPKKSKEQKQAEKDAAEAAQAAIDAGEELPVKEESKIRIKFSKKSKDKDKEKDKNKDKDQDEPDVEVEGDVEAEVDDDTIVEPVKEKKEKKGKKKDKEKKEEKPEEPPNKDAKFETKGFLQIYDQIWRDLARKDVSKTYKMAAESYQTKASNLKKTAILASKEAKRWQLRTNKGTKDQQARAKRVMRDMMGFWKRNEREERDLRKAAEKQEIENARKEEAEREAARQKRKLNFLISQTELYSHFIGKKIKTDEVERSTDNPEIAAENKVDTGHNKNFDIVEPTGPVGAKVTDFENLTFEEEDEETLRQAAMANAQNAIAEAQRKARQFNEPDGPDMDEEGEMNFQNPAGMGDVAIEQPKLINAQLKEYQLKGLNWLANLYEQGINGILADEMGLGKTVQSISVMAYLAEKYDIWGPFLVVAPASTLHNWEQEIRKFVPEFKILPYWGSAGDRKVLRKFWDRKHTTYKKDASFHVCVTSYQLVVSDVAYFQKMKWQYMILDEAQAIKSSQSSRWKSLLNFHCRNRLLLTGTPIQNNMQELWALLHFIMPSLFDSHDEFSEWFSKDIESHAQSNTKLNEDQLKRLHMILKPFMLRRVKKHVQKELGDKIEEDVYCDLTYRQRAIYSNLRNQISIMDLIEKATTGDDNDSGTLMNLVMQFRKVCNHPDLFERADTSSPFSFGYFAETASFVREGSMVPVAYSTRNLVEYELPRLVWREDGRLYKTGRDNLTAGWRNKSLQHMMNIFTPEHVRDSLEGSDAFSFLRFADASPAEVYKASHEDVFTRAVELSQKKDRLSLFNVAYDEPEDINFTPAHALFNITARNNRKPLTEITQEGLLANLMNVAREEYDTSGLGRLEPAGRPRATAPPIEVSCCSRGTALETESILFNVGMRKSLFGPSIHEERAMVTEKIPLERFPPRKLLPAPDNEKKKFNNIAVPSMRRFVTDSGKLATLDKLLTKLKAEGHRVLLYFQMTRMIDLMEEYLTYRNYKYCRLDGSTKLEDRRDTVADFQTRPEIFIFLLSTRAGGLGINLTSADTVIFYDSDWNPTIDSQAMDRAHRLGQTRQVTVYRLITKGTIEERIRKRAMQKEEVQRVVIQGGGASVDFSGRRAPENRNRDIAMWLADDEQAELIEQRERELLESGELEKPQKKKPTKRKRVVNEDISLDEMYHEGEGNFDDNRGGAAGTSGTATPVAEPDAKGSKKRRTGGGKKAKTLKQRLAVADGQV